In a single window of the Niabella ginsenosidivorans genome:
- a CDS encoding DUF6377 domain-containing protein, with the protein MNKIVFALFFLLGSCNGFAQNIRSDSLLRVLKSELTREDHYDQAKEKRIAMLRGALLHTDSTQFNTQFNLSSEIFEEYRSFKFDSAFVYVKKMIDLSERFQKKDSLIHSKILLGSILLHSGFYKEAFDITGQIDTSGLPNALKTDYLFLRARLNAGIGDYDGDAHFSQGYYRQSKEDFKKAEIVTPPNDFERTINLAFLPDSIKQKKKTPDFFYNTIIRHQLPEHSIAMVATRISFAYTGEDRILFLALAAINDIRSSTKETLAIFLLGQELFKLNRTNDAYLFMQEAARNAHFYGARNRAVQIESILPVIAAKLIDEKQHQKDKLLIGFLTFLIVAVVLFFLLVIYRKQLLRIKASELEIKEKNSELENVNQKLWESSKIKEELIGLFFKTCSSYIETLGNIKHKTLHNIKLGKYKDVNLFLNNIHVEKEKEHLYHMLDTVFLTLFPNFITSFNALLKKEDQIWPKSGETLNATLRIFALMRLGIKEHATIAQILGYSVSTVYTYKMRIKSRALVPASDFEQKIMEIKFIDSFPH; encoded by the coding sequence ATGAATAAAATAGTTTTTGCTTTATTTTTTTTACTGGGAAGCTGCAATGGATTTGCTCAAAATATCCGGTCAGACAGCTTGCTAAGAGTATTGAAATCTGAACTGACCAGGGAAGACCATTATGATCAGGCCAAAGAAAAGCGGATCGCTATGCTGCGGGGGGCGTTGCTTCATACCGATAGTACCCAGTTTAACACGCAGTTCAATCTTTCTTCAGAGATCTTTGAAGAATACCGTTCCTTTAAGTTTGATTCTGCCTTTGTTTATGTTAAAAAGATGATCGATCTTTCGGAGCGATTTCAGAAAAAGGACAGCCTGATCCACAGTAAGATCCTGCTGGGCAGTATATTACTGCATTCCGGGTTTTATAAGGAAGCTTTTGATATTACCGGGCAAATTGATACCAGCGGGTTGCCTAACGCGCTCAAAACGGATTACCTGTTCCTGCGGGCCAGACTGAATGCAGGTATCGGCGATTATGATGGTGACGCTCATTTTTCACAGGGCTATTACAGGCAATCGAAGGAAGATTTTAAGAAAGCCGAGATCGTTACTCCTCCCAATGATTTTGAGCGAACCATTAACCTGGCCTTTCTTCCGGACTCGATAAAACAAAAAAAAAAGACACCTGATTTTTTCTATAATACCATTATCCGGCATCAACTGCCTGAACATAGTATAGCGATGGTTGCTACCAGGATCAGCTTTGCCTATACGGGCGAGGACCGGATCCTTTTCCTTGCCCTTGCTGCCATCAATGATATCCGTTCCTCTACCAAAGAAACACTGGCCATATTCCTGCTGGGGCAGGAACTGTTTAAACTCAACAGGACCAATGATGCTTATCTCTTTATGCAGGAAGCTGCCCGTAATGCCCATTTTTACGGCGCCAGGAACCGCGCGGTACAGATCGAATCCATATTACCGGTGATCGCGGCTAAGCTGATCGATGAAAAACAACACCAGAAAGATAAACTGCTCATAGGTTTCCTGACCTTTTTGATCGTTGCGGTTGTCCTGTTCTTTCTGCTGGTCATTTACCGCAAACAACTATTACGGATCAAAGCCAGCGAACTGGAAATAAAAGAAAAAAACAGCGAACTGGAGAACGTCAATCAAAAGCTATGGGAGTCTTCTAAAATAAAGGAAGAGCTCATCGGGTTATTTTTTAAAACCTGCTCCTCCTATATAGAAACGCTGGGGAATATAAAGCACAAGACCCTGCACAATATCAAGCTGGGAAAATATAAGGACGTCAACCTGTTTTTAAACAACATTCATGTCGAAAAAGAAAAAGAGCATTTATACCATATGCTGGATACGGTTTTTCTAACGCTGTTCCCCAATTTTATCACCTCCTTTAATGCGCTTTTAAAAAAGGAAGATCAGATCTGGCCAAAGTCAGGGGAAACGCTCAATGCTACGCTCAGGATATTTGCTTTAATGCGCCTGGGGATAAAGGAACATGCAACCATCGCCCAGATACTGGGTTACAGCGTCAGCACAGTATATACTTATAAAATGCGGATCAAGTCACGGGCGCTGGTTCCAGCCAGTGATTTTGAGCAGAAAATAATGGAAATTAAATTTATCGACAGCTTCCCGCATTAA
- a CDS encoding SDR family NAD(P)-dependent oxidoreductase, with product MKQLENKVAIVTGGGSGIGAATARLFAAEGAKVIVSDIHEDACLKVVQQITEAGGQAYAVRADVSDPRQCESLVAATLAQYHQLDIAFNNAGIGGESNPVADMSIDGWNKVISVNLSSVFYCMKYEIPALLANGGSIVNMASILGAVGFAGSAGYVAAKHGVIGLTQTSAIEYAAKGIRINAVGPGFIDTPLLSSAGMDTEMKQQLIALHPVGRLGKAEEVAALVLWLSTEKASFIQGAYYPIDGAYLCR from the coding sequence ATGAAACAACTTGAAAATAAAGTGGCTATTGTCACCGGCGGCGGTTCCGGTATCGGCGCTGCTACGGCCCGCCTTTTTGCAGCAGAGGGAGCCAAAGTAATTGTATCTGATATTCATGAAGATGCCTGTTTAAAGGTGGTGCAGCAAATAACCGAAGCCGGGGGCCAGGCTTATGCTGTGCGGGCAGATGTGAGCGACCCCCGGCAATGTGAATCCCTGGTCGCCGCCACCCTGGCACAATATCATCAGCTGGATATAGCTTTCAACAATGCGGGGATCGGCGGAGAAAGTAATCCTGTAGCAGATATGAGCATTGATGGCTGGAACAAAGTGATCAGCGTTAATTTAAGCAGCGTGTTTTATTGCATGAAATATGAAATACCGGCGCTGCTGGCCAATGGAGGAAGTATTGTAAATATGGCTTCCATTTTAGGAGCCGTAGGCTTTGCCGGTTCTGCGGGCTATGTGGCAGCAAAACACGGAGTGATCGGCCTTACCCAGACATCAGCTATTGAGTATGCAGCCAAAGGTATTCGAATTAACGCAGTAGGTCCGGGCTTTATTGATACCCCTTTATTAAGTTCGGCCGGTATGGATACGGAAATGAAACAGCAACTGATAGCACTGCATCCGGTTGGCCGGTTGGGCAAAGCGGAGGAGGTTGCAGCGCTGGTGCTGTGGCTGAGCACAGAGAAAGCTTCTTTTATACAGGGTGCGTATTATCCCATAGACGGGGCCTATTTATGCCGGTAA
- a CDS encoding BON domain-containing protein, whose protein sequence is MKSDKKIREDVLAELQWEPVLNATEIGVAVHNGVVTLSGNVDSFAKKTQAELVAKRVKGVKAVAIDINVDRWPEDNSNDTEVAAAIIAAFRYHTLVPKDKIRVKVENGWVTLEGAVEWQYQKKAAYDAIDLLQGVKGISDLIAVKPVVNKAILKDDIKRALERNADIQAANIDIQTSGNKVILKGQAGSWHEKNIIQRAAWASPGVTDVKDEIEVV, encoded by the coding sequence ATGAAATCAGACAAAAAGATCCGGGAAGACGTACTGGCTGAATTACAATGGGAGCCGGTATTGAATGCCACAGAAATAGGAGTAGCTGTGCATAATGGAGTAGTAACACTCTCCGGCAATGTGGACAGCTTTGCAAAGAAAACCCAGGCGGAGCTGGTTGCTAAAAGGGTAAAAGGTGTAAAAGCAGTGGCTATCGACATCAATGTGGATAGATGGCCTGAAGATAACAGCAACGATACCGAGGTGGCTGCGGCTATCATCGCAGCATTTCGTTATCATACCCTTGTTCCAAAGGATAAGATCAGGGTTAAGGTAGAAAACGGATGGGTAACCCTCGAAGGAGCAGTGGAATGGCAATACCAGAAAAAAGCGGCGTACGATGCCATTGATCTGCTACAGGGTGTTAAAGGGATTTCCGACCTGATTGCGGTAAAGCCGGTGGTTAACAAAGCCATTTTAAAAGACGACATCAAGCGGGCCCTGGAACGGAACGCAGATATCCAGGCAGCTAATATAGATATCCAGACCTCCGGTAATAAAGTCATACTGAAGGGGCAGGCCGGATCCTGGCATGAAAAAAATATTATCCAAAGAGCTGCGTGGGCCTCACCCGGGGTTACCGATGTTAAAGATGAAATAGAAGTAGTGTAA
- a CDS encoding phosphosulfolactate synthase — MRNFELPGLPERSDKPRESGITMVMDKGLSLRQAEDLVSVSDEYTDIVKLGFGTSLLTKELNKKLDLYHEAGIKTYFGGTLFEAFIVRDMFDDYRRLVSNLKMEYVEVSDGSLQMPHEKKCHYIKELSKEFTVLSEVGSKEAGLIIRPNLWISMMSKEIECGAWKVIAESRESGTVGIYRPNGNAHSALVNKILKNIPNDKILWEAPNKSQQAWFISLLGPNVNLGNIAPDDVIPLETLRIGLRGDTFKQFIPLKH; from the coding sequence ATGCGGAACTTTGAACTACCCGGATTGCCGGAAAGAAGTGATAAGCCACGGGAAAGTGGCATAACAATGGTAATGGACAAGGGGCTTAGCCTGCGCCAGGCCGAGGACCTGGTAAGTGTCAGCGATGAATATACGGATATTGTTAAACTGGGTTTCGGCACCTCCCTTTTAACCAAAGAACTGAATAAGAAACTGGACCTATACCACGAGGCCGGAATAAAAACCTATTTTGGAGGAACTCTTTTTGAAGCTTTTATTGTACGGGATATGTTTGATGATTATCGCCGTCTTGTAAGCAACCTCAAAATGGAATATGTTGAAGTGTCTGATGGCTCACTGCAAATGCCTCATGAGAAAAAATGCCATTATATAAAAGAACTGTCAAAGGAATTTACCGTACTGTCAGAAGTCGGCTCCAAAGAAGCGGGTTTAATCATCCGTCCCAACCTGTGGATTTCGATGATGAGTAAAGAAATAGAATGCGGGGCATGGAAGGTAATTGCCGAATCGAGAGAAAGCGGTACCGTTGGTATCTATCGCCCTAATGGTAATGCCCACTCTGCCCTGGTCAACAAAATATTAAAAAATATTCCTAACGACAAAATACTTTGGGAAGCGCCGAATAAATCGCAGCAGGCCTGGTTCATAAGTTTGCTTGGCCCTAATGTAAACCTGGGCAATATAGCCCCGGATGATGTTATCCCATTGGAAACATTAAGGATTGGGTTACGTGGCGATACGTTCAAGCAATTTATACCTTTGAAACATTAA
- the ppsA gene encoding phosphoenolpyruvate synthase, which translates to MHFIKFFSETGIADIALVGGKNASLGELKGRLSSAGINVPDGFATTAEAFHIFIRENKLGYPLKRILATLNTTTYDNLAEIGKACRGLLISAQLPQSLREELCIAYRKLNGPEIAAVAVRSSATAEDLPEASFAGLHESFLNIRDEQSLLQAVQECFASLYTDRAIKYRNENSFPHDKIALSAGIQKMIRADKGCSGVCFTLEPETGFRNTVHIAGVWGLGENMVQGTVTPDEFLVFKPTLKQNKYAIVEKNLGSKEKWMRYAEVKEGTGTINMDTPEGMRALFVLEDKEVMQLARWAVIVEEHYEKPMDLEWAKDGTTQELFILQARPETVHSRRQWPVQHIYRLKGSYPLITSGMAVGSKIVSGRARVLANPADAAKLQPGDILVTGLTSPDWAPFLKKVQGIITDKGGRTSYASIIAREMGTPAVVGCGNATQKIREGMQITISCAEGREGRVYEGTAQWTEEQTDLSSIQLPGKTAPMLIIGDPGNVFQWSFYPNRGVGLLRMEFIINNAICIHPMALVKFAILEDVLVKEQIAHLTTGYSDKQQYFIDKLALAVGKIAAAFYPKDVIVRMSDFKTNEYAHLLGGGPFEPQEENPMLGFRGASRYYHPLYKEGFRLECLAMKKVRDEMGFTNVKLMIPFCRTPEEGKQVIAAMRENGLVQQENGLEIYMMAEIPSNILLAARFAQLFDGFSIGSNDLTQLTLGIDRDSGIVAPLFSEKNPAAMKMISDMIRQARQFNKKIGLCGQAPSDDPDFAAFLVTEGIDSISFNPDALLQGIKNMVQAEQRLPAGSSAS; encoded by the coding sequence ATGCATTTTATTAAGTTTTTTTCTGAAACAGGCATAGCGGATATTGCTTTGGTTGGTGGCAAGAATGCTTCTTTGGGAGAACTGAAGGGCCGGCTTTCTTCTGCAGGTATAAACGTACCCGACGGTTTTGCTACTACCGCCGAAGCCTTCCATATCTTCATCCGGGAAAATAAACTGGGGTATCCTCTTAAACGGATATTGGCAACATTGAATACAACGACCTATGATAACCTTGCTGAAATAGGCAAGGCCTGTCGCGGGTTATTGATCTCGGCGCAGCTCCCGCAAAGCCTCCGGGAAGAGCTTTGTATTGCCTACCGGAAACTAAACGGCCCTGAAATAGCGGCTGTGGCTGTAAGAAGCAGCGCCACTGCAGAAGACCTGCCTGAGGCCAGCTTCGCCGGGCTGCATGAGTCTTTCCTGAATATACGTGACGAGCAATCCTTATTACAGGCAGTGCAGGAATGCTTTGCATCCCTGTATACAGACCGGGCGATCAAATACCGTAATGAGAACAGCTTTCCACATGACAAAATTGCCCTGTCTGCGGGAATACAAAAAATGATACGCGCCGATAAAGGCTGTTCCGGTGTTTGTTTTACACTGGAGCCCGAGACAGGGTTCCGCAATACAGTACATATAGCCGGCGTATGGGGACTGGGAGAAAACATGGTACAGGGCACCGTTACCCCGGATGAATTCCTGGTGTTTAAACCAACATTAAAGCAAAATAAATACGCCATAGTGGAAAAGAACCTGGGTTCCAAGGAAAAATGGATGCGGTATGCAGAAGTAAAGGAGGGCACCGGTACCATAAATATGGATACACCGGAAGGTATGAGGGCCCTGTTTGTGCTGGAGGATAAAGAAGTGATGCAACTGGCACGCTGGGCGGTGATCGTAGAGGAACACTACGAAAAACCGATGGACCTTGAATGGGCCAAAGACGGCACCACCCAGGAATTGTTCATCTTACAGGCCCGGCCGGAGACGGTACACAGCCGCCGGCAGTGGCCGGTGCAACATATTTACAGGCTAAAAGGCAGTTACCCGCTGATCACCAGCGGCATGGCCGTAGGCAGCAAGATCGTTTCCGGAAGAGCAAGAGTATTGGCCAACCCTGCCGATGCGGCAAAACTGCAACCCGGCGACATCCTGGTTACCGGGCTTACCAGTCCCGATTGGGCCCCCTTTCTGAAAAAGGTACAGGGCATTATTACAGATAAAGGTGGCCGTACCAGTTATGCCTCCATCATCGCAAGAGAAATGGGCACCCCCGCAGTGGTAGGTTGCGGCAACGCCACACAAAAGATCCGGGAAGGCATGCAGATCACCATCAGCTGTGCGGAAGGCAGGGAAGGGCGTGTTTATGAAGGAACTGCACAATGGACCGAAGAACAAACAGACCTAAGCAGTATACAACTTCCCGGTAAAACAGCGCCGATGCTCATCATCGGCGACCCCGGCAATGTTTTTCAATGGTCCTTCTATCCGAACAGGGGAGTCGGGCTGCTGCGTATGGAATTCATTATCAATAATGCCATCTGTATTCATCCTATGGCACTGGTAAAGTTTGCTATACTTGAAGACGTGCTGGTGAAAGAGCAGATTGCTCATTTAACAACAGGATACAGCGATAAGCAGCAGTACTTTATTGACAAACTGGCACTAGCAGTAGGGAAGATAGCCGCTGCCTTTTATCCTAAAGACGTAATTGTAAGAATGAGCGACTTTAAGACCAACGAATATGCACATCTTTTAGGAGGCGGCCCGTTTGAACCACAGGAAGAAAACCCCATGCTGGGCTTCCGTGGAGCTTCGCGGTACTATCATCCCCTGTACAAAGAGGGATTCAGGCTGGAATGCCTTGCTATGAAAAAGGTAAGAGACGAAATGGGATTCACCAACGTAAAGCTGATGATCCCCTTCTGCAGAACCCCGGAGGAAGGAAAACAGGTGATTGCTGCTATGCGCGAAAATGGCCTGGTACAACAGGAAAATGGCCTGGAGATCTACATGATGGCGGAAATACCCTCAAATATATTATTGGCAGCCAGGTTTGCGCAGCTCTTTGATGGCTTTTCCATTGGCTCCAATGACCTGACGCAGTTGACGCTGGGCATTGACCGGGACTCCGGTATTGTTGCGCCGCTCTTTTCGGAAAAGAACCCGGCAGCGATGAAGATGATTTCGGATATGATCCGCCAGGCCAGGCAATTCAATAAAAAGATAGGGCTGTGCGGTCAGGCACCCAGCGACGATCCGGATTTTGCAGCGTTCCTTGTAACGGAGGGAATTGACAGCATTTCCTTTAATCCCGATGCATTGTTGCAGGGTATCAAAAATATGGTGCAGGCAGAACAACGGCTGCCGGCAGGATCATCAGCATCATGA